A genomic window from Bactrocera dorsalis isolate Fly_Bdor unplaced genomic scaffold, ASM2337382v1 BdCtg182, whole genome shotgun sequence includes:
- the LOC105228522 gene encoding uncharacterized protein LOC105228522 isoform X2: MGTSAESAAATAAVTNYHNLPSYPPPVLTPTTPPNATTHYEGITTTISYDPAVNAPSPSVSTQPMVGSIGVQMYPPVRHHLHHYNHVHSHRHALTHRPHHTVHSHIHPHVQQHQHQHQIQHQHQNMHSATSTVQMDGDIPSERCAYDACLIRRDPYFVCNKCLSDTCHCAHRTSGGLNHSSYDTVHGADHMHGAQHEQQQQETLTTNLITNELPRVNHMDISEVPDEANENIATSSNAIMQLQDTEQVGTVDAVNDEHDYALDGFWTPTDRSRDGTALTLPHTPTTADTQKTDIKCKQMLANSTQMTDANATIGTALNTAAFGSENQRHLTHNNTVRTPHYAAVSTITSSAMTAESSAIADGNASVDSLDDEMMVASTTTAVNDEGNEESEGNRGLTGDIRSNRLDLSTSANAIERDSDENLQLPTESSEALAHTNDTFHTSPISLNNSDEVTSASDTERAHFADTCTTNTTTTTYAIKKQSKPTNAVGSSGGNGNGSNNAGGADGRSSVSSSISNRGSVGNVDDLADMDALPSFSGASNNNCATPNGFSDEAHSSTNFRSVGSSAFALFNSDHSGATHQADDDGGDDDDEIIWNLHKPRVHSNTSTPGGSQHVRPNPHEFLRWRERERQRIKDREQQQFRRGGVTNEWLRDSREDETDRREIYSQERSSSCQPADGTPRAAKIPRISSSLVRSNIDNASCGIISVDNDATNSSDSTDRRTARRIMWRMLNVHESSEVDEVPQPPSNQHVPEVSRPLTPPSSSAPSDNGAAVERGSYVITYAGHSVGHSTDNSVVLLEDSDLEEHPHIYTTGYSVRSASDAGEVGASVTLPTEVTAVSSPTVMQPYIDDEQPTFSGAVATNSVETSTSASGANKNSSIATVTKSPASMDISNRSGDGTAVLTAPDLQLDWLSDSTGDDDDVVFVHSTREPILSIDLTTDEDTPAPVQNVSGDDGTATDSNGATIDGMESAQSNYFRLNPQFRDVAAGGPLLHPYAVVPPGYQQWDVAGSNNQQQASSNIETDEPLAHPQHHHECMRHAVYQPQQAHQPQHQRFSSLLRNRYYKYIPAPNPFYEPQQAHQSQHQRPMMHELHGLCPEMRRLRRSPQLNMPTAAATMARSALPVLRSGATATAPNTDGAIISIPTIEEVSLQDLFGGRVPGAHAPMHPHQSRNEGNNLLYSTRPTGPSRFPRGIPTVSLSDGVDAADSSNVAVGSSGSYSNASVGDNNNNNNSSPPIPQIAPFYLHCRRADDEVPPLQRTIHSQQEPNLIPSCSFGRSRTTLAGAALAAAAAAARGYPHTDISAGHMQGVSPTAPNYVSSATAPAVHPPGPPPDAASTLTAVGHSSNSGGGGSNGGSDERVSGMLPYPTFAVNARARAPLPTLMGRLQPSGSGIGGPSGSAGHHSGARHSGAAPPYPVHQNLWYRQQHIQEIHRRHMTPTPIDLSSNPLNLTNSFRWRSQLPNTCSCVHASNGPVSSLDPAYYPYEAQQRRRSAVHHHMFHHYSPVHLEIGLSTPLSHIGPHILIGSTIRPNRGATLEIIERNTLPHKYKRVRRPSESDEDAEKCAICLSLFEIENDVRRLPCMHLFHTDCVDQWLVTNKHCPICRVDIETHLTKDATTTSAL; encoded by the exons ATGGGCACATCCGCCGAATCTGCGGCAGCTACAGCCGCGGTAACAAACTATCACAACTTACCCAGCTATCCGCCACCTGTACTGACACCAACTACACCCCCCAATGCAACAACACACTATGAAGGTATAACCACAACGATATCCTATGATCCCGCAGTGAATGCACCGTCGCCTTCCGTGTCTACACAACCAATGGTTGGTTCTATTGGAGTACAAATGTATCCACCGGTGCGACACCATCTGCATCATTACAATCACGTACATTCCCATCGCCATGCTCTGACACATCGACCTCACCATACAGTACATTCACACATTCATCCACATGTGCAACAACATCAGCATCAGCACCAAATCCAACATCAACATCAGAATATGCACTCAGCAACATCCACCGTACAAATGGATGGTGATATTCCAAGTGAACGTTGCGCTTATGATGCTTGTTTGATAAGACGTGATCCTTATTTCGTGTGCAACAAATGTTTGTCTGACACATGCCACTGCGCACATAGAACCTCCGGCGG GCTCAACCACTCATCTTACGACACTGTACATGGTGCAGACCATATGCATGGTGCACAGcatgaacaacaacagcaagaaacaTTGACAACTAATCTTATTACAAATGAATTGCCAAGGGTTAATCATATGGATATTAGTGAGGTACCAGATGAGGCGAATGAAAATATAGCTACTAGTTCCAATGCAATTATGCAATTGCAAGATACTGAACAAGTCGGAACAGTTGACGCTGTTAATGATGAACACGATTATGCATTAGATGGTTTTTGGACACCTACAGATCGTTCAAGAGATGGAACCGCCCTAACCTTGCCACATACTCCTACTACTGCTGATACTCAAAAGACTgatattaaatgcaaacaaatgcttGCCAATTCCACCCAAATGACCGATGCAAACGCCACGATTGGGACTGCTCTAAATACCGCCGCCTTTGGTTCCGAAAATCAAAGGCATTTGACACACAATAATACTGTCCGTACACCTCATTATGCTGCAGTGTCTACCATAACCAGTAGTGCTATGACAGCTGAATCCTCGGCTATCGCTGATGGCAATGCATCCGTCGACTCGCTGGATGATGAAATGATGGTAGCATCAACCACGACCGCAGTAAACGATGAGGGAAATGAGGAGTCGGAAGGTAACAGAGGGTTAACAGGTGATATCAGGAGTAACAGGTTAGATCTGTCGACGAGCGCAAATGCTATTGAGAGAGATAGTGATGAAAATTTGCAGTTACCTACGGAATCTAGCGAGGCGTTAGCGCATACAAACGATACCTTTCATACATCTCCAATATCACTTAATAACAGCGACGAGGTGACCTCTGCATCTGACACAGAACGCGCTCATTTTGCGGACACATGCACCACCAACACGACTACAACCACATATGCTATAAAGAAGCAGAGTAAACCTACAAATGCAGTAGGCTCTAGTGGCGGCAATGGAAACGGTAGTAATAATGCTGGTGGTGCTGACGGCAGAAGCAGCGTTAGCAGTTCGATCAGTAATCGTGGATCGGTGGGCAACGTAGACGATTTAGCTGACATGGATGCATTACCCAGCTTTAGTGGAGCTTCAAACAACAACTGCGCTACACCTAACGGCTTTAGTGATGAAGCGCATTCATCGACTAATTTTCGCTCCGTTGGCAGCTCAgcatttgctttatttaataGCGATCACAGTGGAGCTACGCATCAGGCAGATGATGATGGtggcgatgatgatgatgagatTATTTGGAATTTGCATAAGCCGCGCGTTCATAGTAATACTAGCACCCCCGGAGGATCACAACATGTTAGGCCTAATCCGCATGAATTTCTGCGTTGGCGGGAACGTGAACGTCAACGCATTAAAGATCGCGAGCAGCAACAGTTTAGGAGAGGTGGGGTTACTAATGAATGGTTGCGCGATTCCAGGGAAGATGAAACGGATCGGCGTGAAATCTATTCACAAGAAAGATCGAGCAGCTGTCAACCAGCAGATGGAACCCCAAGGGCCGCCAAAATTCCACGTATAAGCAGCAGCCTTGTACGGTCTAATATTGATAATGCCAGCTGTGGTATTATATCTGTAGATAATGATGCTACTAACTCCAGTGATTCCACTGATAGACGGACTGCGCGTCGTATAATGTGGCGCATGCTGAATGTACATGAGTCCAGCGAGGTAGATGAGGTACCACAACCACCATCTAATCAACATGTGCCGGAGGTCTCTCGGCCTTTGACCCCACCTAGTAGTTCAGCGCCATCGGACAATGGTGCGGCAGTCGAACGGGGCTCATACGTGATCACATATGCTGGTCATAGTGTTGGTCATTCAACAGACAACAGTGTAGTGCTTCTAGAGGACAGTGATTTAGAGGAGCATCCCCATATTTATACCACTGGGTATTCAGTGAGATCTGCGTCTGATGCGGGCGAGGTAGGCGCATCAGTAACTTTACCTACAGAGGTGACGGCGGTGTCATCGCCTACGGTAATGCAGCCCTACATCGATGACGAGCAGCCAACTTTTTCCGGAGCCGTAGCTACTAACTCTGTTGAAACTTCTACGTCCGCCAGTGGGGCAAATAAAAACAGTTCTATAGCCACTGTGACAAAAAGTCCAGCTTCCATGGACATATCCAATAGAAGTGGTGATGGTACAGCTGTATTAACCGCTCCTGATTTGCAATTGGATTGGTTATCGGATTCCACTGGTGACGATGATGATGTTGTATTCGTTCATTCCACTCGCGAACCAATACTATCCATTGATCTTACCACCGATGAGGATACGCCTGCCCCAGTACAAAATGTAAGCGGTGATGACGGAACCGCTACAGATTCTAACGGAGCAACAATAGACGGGATGGAAAGCGCACAATCGAATTATTTCCGCTTGAATCCACAATTTAGAGATGTGGCAGCAGGCGGTCCATTACTGCATCCATATGCAGTCGTTCCGCCAGGTTATCAACAGTGGGATGTAGCCGGATCGAATAATCAGCAACAAGCGTCGTCTAATATTGAAACTGATGAACCCCTAGCACATCCGCAACACCATCACGAATGTATGAGGCATGCCGTTTATCAGCCGCAACAGGCGCATCAACCGCAACACCAGCGATTCTCCTCACTGCTGCGTAATCGTTATTACAAGTATATACCAGCTCCAAATCCATTTTACGAACCACAACAAGCCCATCAGTCACAACACCAACGACCCATGATGCATGAGCTGCATGGGCTTTGTCCGGAAATGCGGCGTCTTCGACGTTCCCCACAATTAAATATGCCGACGGCGGCCGCCACAATGGCCCGCTCGGCGTTACCAGTTCTACGCAGCGGTGCCACAGCAACAGCACCAAATACGGATGGCGCCATTATTTCTATACCCACCATTGAAGAGGTGTCTTTGCAGGACTTATTTGGGGGTCGTGTGCCAGGGGCTCATGCACCTATGCATCCACATCAGAGTCGCAACGAAGGAAACAATCTTCTCTACTCAACTCGTCCTACTGGACCTTCACGCTTTCCCAGGGGTATACCTACTGTCAGCCTTAGCGACGGCGTCGACGCTGCTGACAGTTCAAATGTTGCTGTTGGCAGCAGCGGTTCATATTCAAATGCGTCAGTTggtgataacaacaacaacaataatagtagTCCACCCATACCGCAAATAGCGCCATTTTATTTACACTGTCGACGCGCCGATGATGAAGTGCCGCCACTTCAACGAACTATTCATTCACAACAAGAGCCCAACCTCATTCCTTCATGTTCGTTCGGCCGTAGTCGCACGACATTAGCCGGTGCGGCATTAGCGgccgcagcagcagctgcaCGGGGGTACCCCCATACCGACATCAGCGCAGGACACATGCAAGGCGTATCACCAACAGCACCTAATTACGTGTCTTCTGCCACAGCTCCAGCAGTACACCCACCGGGTCCTCCGCCCGACGCTGCCTCAACACTGACCGCTGTTGGACATTCGAGTAATAGCGGTGGTGGTGGTAGTAACGGAGGCAGCGATGAACGTGTCAGTGGCATGCTGCCCTATCCCACATTTGCGGTAAATGCGCGAGCACGTGCCCCACTCCCTACGCTGATGGGTCGCCTGCAACCAAGTGGTAGTGGTATTGGCGGCCCTTCTGGTAGTGCTGGTCATCATAGTGGTGCTCGTCATAGCGGTGCAGCACCGCCGTATCCCGTGCACCAAAATCTTTGGTACCGCCAACAACATATACAAGAAATACATCGTCGCCACATGACACCCACACCCATTGATTTGTCCTCGAATCCACTGAATCTAACAAATAGTTTCCGTTGGCGTTCTCAGCTACCGAATACATGCTCGTGTGTGCATGCCAGCAACGGACCGGTGTCCAGTTTAGATCCG GCGTACTATCCTTATGAAGCACAACAACGTCGCCGGTCGGCCGTGCATCACCACATGTTCCATCATTACTCACCGGTGCATCTGGAAATTGGACTTTCTACACCACTTTCACACATAGGGCCGCATATTTTAATTGGTTCTACCATAAGACCGAATCGTGGCGCCACTTTG GAAATCATTGAACGCAACACATTGCCACATAAATACAAACGTGTTCGCCGCCCAAGCGAATCTGACGAGGATGCCGAGAAGTGTGCCATTTGTTTGTCATTATTTGAAATTGAGAATGATGTGCG CCGTTTGCCATGCATGCATCTCTTCCATACTGATTGCGTCGATCAATGGCTGGTCACAAATAAGCATTGTCCCATCTGTCGTGTGGACATTGAGACACATTTAACCAAAGATGCGACCACCACTAGTGCTTTATGA
- the LOC105228522 gene encoding uncharacterized protein LOC105228522 isoform X1, with the protein MENNGDEMRRHIRHEIEVPAYHHEMEINDDGPDSYGLVYDRGDRPSTLGLSIEQSPLTFYMGTSAESAAATAAVTNYHNLPSYPPPVLTPTTPPNATTHYEGITTTISYDPAVNAPSPSVSTQPMVGSIGVQMYPPVRHHLHHYNHVHSHRHALTHRPHHTVHSHIHPHVQQHQHQHQIQHQHQNMHSATSTVQMDGDIPSERCAYDACLIRRDPYFVCNKCLSDTCHCAHRTSGGLNHSSYDTVHGADHMHGAQHEQQQQETLTTNLITNELPRVNHMDISEVPDEANENIATSSNAIMQLQDTEQVGTVDAVNDEHDYALDGFWTPTDRSRDGTALTLPHTPTTADTQKTDIKCKQMLANSTQMTDANATIGTALNTAAFGSENQRHLTHNNTVRTPHYAAVSTITSSAMTAESSAIADGNASVDSLDDEMMVASTTTAVNDEGNEESEGNRGLTGDIRSNRLDLSTSANAIERDSDENLQLPTESSEALAHTNDTFHTSPISLNNSDEVTSASDTERAHFADTCTTNTTTTTYAIKKQSKPTNAVGSSGGNGNGSNNAGGADGRSSVSSSISNRGSVGNVDDLADMDALPSFSGASNNNCATPNGFSDEAHSSTNFRSVGSSAFALFNSDHSGATHQADDDGGDDDDEIIWNLHKPRVHSNTSTPGGSQHVRPNPHEFLRWRERERQRIKDREQQQFRRGGVTNEWLRDSREDETDRREIYSQERSSSCQPADGTPRAAKIPRISSSLVRSNIDNASCGIISVDNDATNSSDSTDRRTARRIMWRMLNVHESSEVDEVPQPPSNQHVPEVSRPLTPPSSSAPSDNGAAVERGSYVITYAGHSVGHSTDNSVVLLEDSDLEEHPHIYTTGYSVRSASDAGEVGASVTLPTEVTAVSSPTVMQPYIDDEQPTFSGAVATNSVETSTSASGANKNSSIATVTKSPASMDISNRSGDGTAVLTAPDLQLDWLSDSTGDDDDVVFVHSTREPILSIDLTTDEDTPAPVQNVSGDDGTATDSNGATIDGMESAQSNYFRLNPQFRDVAAGGPLLHPYAVVPPGYQQWDVAGSNNQQQASSNIETDEPLAHPQHHHECMRHAVYQPQQAHQPQHQRFSSLLRNRYYKYIPAPNPFYEPQQAHQSQHQRPMMHELHGLCPEMRRLRRSPQLNMPTAAATMARSALPVLRSGATATAPNTDGAIISIPTIEEVSLQDLFGGRVPGAHAPMHPHQSRNEGNNLLYSTRPTGPSRFPRGIPTVSLSDGVDAADSSNVAVGSSGSYSNASVGDNNNNNNSSPPIPQIAPFYLHCRRADDEVPPLQRTIHSQQEPNLIPSCSFGRSRTTLAGAALAAAAAAARGYPHTDISAGHMQGVSPTAPNYVSSATAPAVHPPGPPPDAASTLTAVGHSSNSGGGGSNGGSDERVSGMLPYPTFAVNARARAPLPTLMGRLQPSGSGIGGPSGSAGHHSGARHSGAAPPYPVHQNLWYRQQHIQEIHRRHMTPTPIDLSSNPLNLTNSFRWRSQLPNTCSCVHASNGPVSSLDPAYYPYEAQQRRRSAVHHHMFHHYSPVHLEIGLSTPLSHIGPHILIGSTIRPNRGATLEIIERNTLPHKYKRVRRPSESDEDAEKCAICLSLFEIENDVRRLPCMHLFHTDCVDQWLVTNKHCPICRVDIETHLTKDATTTSAL; encoded by the exons ATGGAGAACAATGGAGACGAAATGCGGCGCCATATACGTCATGAAATTGAAGTTCCAGCCTATCATCATGAAATGGAAATCAACGACGATGGAC CCGACTCCTATGGTCTGGTCTACGATCGTGGCGACCGCCCATCGACTTTGGGATTGTCAATCGAA CAAAGTCCATTAACATTCTATATGGGCACATCCGCCGAATCTGCGGCAGCTACAGCCGCGGTAACAAACTATCACAACTTACCCAGCTATCCGCCACCTGTACTGACACCAACTACACCCCCCAATGCAACAACACACTATGAAGGTATAACCACAACGATATCCTATGATCCCGCAGTGAATGCACCGTCGCCTTCCGTGTCTACACAACCAATGGTTGGTTCTATTGGAGTACAAATGTATCCACCGGTGCGACACCATCTGCATCATTACAATCACGTACATTCCCATCGCCATGCTCTGACACATCGACCTCACCATACAGTACATTCACACATTCATCCACATGTGCAACAACATCAGCATCAGCACCAAATCCAACATCAACATCAGAATATGCACTCAGCAACATCCACCGTACAAATGGATGGTGATATTCCAAGTGAACGTTGCGCTTATGATGCTTGTTTGATAAGACGTGATCCTTATTTCGTGTGCAACAAATGTTTGTCTGACACATGCCACTGCGCACATAGAACCTCCGGCGG GCTCAACCACTCATCTTACGACACTGTACATGGTGCAGACCATATGCATGGTGCACAGcatgaacaacaacagcaagaaacaTTGACAACTAATCTTATTACAAATGAATTGCCAAGGGTTAATCATATGGATATTAGTGAGGTACCAGATGAGGCGAATGAAAATATAGCTACTAGTTCCAATGCAATTATGCAATTGCAAGATACTGAACAAGTCGGAACAGTTGACGCTGTTAATGATGAACACGATTATGCATTAGATGGTTTTTGGACACCTACAGATCGTTCAAGAGATGGAACCGCCCTAACCTTGCCACATACTCCTACTACTGCTGATACTCAAAAGACTgatattaaatgcaaacaaatgcttGCCAATTCCACCCAAATGACCGATGCAAACGCCACGATTGGGACTGCTCTAAATACCGCCGCCTTTGGTTCCGAAAATCAAAGGCATTTGACACACAATAATACTGTCCGTACACCTCATTATGCTGCAGTGTCTACCATAACCAGTAGTGCTATGACAGCTGAATCCTCGGCTATCGCTGATGGCAATGCATCCGTCGACTCGCTGGATGATGAAATGATGGTAGCATCAACCACGACCGCAGTAAACGATGAGGGAAATGAGGAGTCGGAAGGTAACAGAGGGTTAACAGGTGATATCAGGAGTAACAGGTTAGATCTGTCGACGAGCGCAAATGCTATTGAGAGAGATAGTGATGAAAATTTGCAGTTACCTACGGAATCTAGCGAGGCGTTAGCGCATACAAACGATACCTTTCATACATCTCCAATATCACTTAATAACAGCGACGAGGTGACCTCTGCATCTGACACAGAACGCGCTCATTTTGCGGACACATGCACCACCAACACGACTACAACCACATATGCTATAAAGAAGCAGAGTAAACCTACAAATGCAGTAGGCTCTAGTGGCGGCAATGGAAACGGTAGTAATAATGCTGGTGGTGCTGACGGCAGAAGCAGCGTTAGCAGTTCGATCAGTAATCGTGGATCGGTGGGCAACGTAGACGATTTAGCTGACATGGATGCATTACCCAGCTTTAGTGGAGCTTCAAACAACAACTGCGCTACACCTAACGGCTTTAGTGATGAAGCGCATTCATCGACTAATTTTCGCTCCGTTGGCAGCTCAgcatttgctttatttaataGCGATCACAGTGGAGCTACGCATCAGGCAGATGATGATGGtggcgatgatgatgatgagatTATTTGGAATTTGCATAAGCCGCGCGTTCATAGTAATACTAGCACCCCCGGAGGATCACAACATGTTAGGCCTAATCCGCATGAATTTCTGCGTTGGCGGGAACGTGAACGTCAACGCATTAAAGATCGCGAGCAGCAACAGTTTAGGAGAGGTGGGGTTACTAATGAATGGTTGCGCGATTCCAGGGAAGATGAAACGGATCGGCGTGAAATCTATTCACAAGAAAGATCGAGCAGCTGTCAACCAGCAGATGGAACCCCAAGGGCCGCCAAAATTCCACGTATAAGCAGCAGCCTTGTACGGTCTAATATTGATAATGCCAGCTGTGGTATTATATCTGTAGATAATGATGCTACTAACTCCAGTGATTCCACTGATAGACGGACTGCGCGTCGTATAATGTGGCGCATGCTGAATGTACATGAGTCCAGCGAGGTAGATGAGGTACCACAACCACCATCTAATCAACATGTGCCGGAGGTCTCTCGGCCTTTGACCCCACCTAGTAGTTCAGCGCCATCGGACAATGGTGCGGCAGTCGAACGGGGCTCATACGTGATCACATATGCTGGTCATAGTGTTGGTCATTCAACAGACAACAGTGTAGTGCTTCTAGAGGACAGTGATTTAGAGGAGCATCCCCATATTTATACCACTGGGTATTCAGTGAGATCTGCGTCTGATGCGGGCGAGGTAGGCGCATCAGTAACTTTACCTACAGAGGTGACGGCGGTGTCATCGCCTACGGTAATGCAGCCCTACATCGATGACGAGCAGCCAACTTTTTCCGGAGCCGTAGCTACTAACTCTGTTGAAACTTCTACGTCCGCCAGTGGGGCAAATAAAAACAGTTCTATAGCCACTGTGACAAAAAGTCCAGCTTCCATGGACATATCCAATAGAAGTGGTGATGGTACAGCTGTATTAACCGCTCCTGATTTGCAATTGGATTGGTTATCGGATTCCACTGGTGACGATGATGATGTTGTATTCGTTCATTCCACTCGCGAACCAATACTATCCATTGATCTTACCACCGATGAGGATACGCCTGCCCCAGTACAAAATGTAAGCGGTGATGACGGAACCGCTACAGATTCTAACGGAGCAACAATAGACGGGATGGAAAGCGCACAATCGAATTATTTCCGCTTGAATCCACAATTTAGAGATGTGGCAGCAGGCGGTCCATTACTGCATCCATATGCAGTCGTTCCGCCAGGTTATCAACAGTGGGATGTAGCCGGATCGAATAATCAGCAACAAGCGTCGTCTAATATTGAAACTGATGAACCCCTAGCACATCCGCAACACCATCACGAATGTATGAGGCATGCCGTTTATCAGCCGCAACAGGCGCATCAACCGCAACACCAGCGATTCTCCTCACTGCTGCGTAATCGTTATTACAAGTATATACCAGCTCCAAATCCATTTTACGAACCACAACAAGCCCATCAGTCACAACACCAACGACCCATGATGCATGAGCTGCATGGGCTTTGTCCGGAAATGCGGCGTCTTCGACGTTCCCCACAATTAAATATGCCGACGGCGGCCGCCACAATGGCCCGCTCGGCGTTACCAGTTCTACGCAGCGGTGCCACAGCAACAGCACCAAATACGGATGGCGCCATTATTTCTATACCCACCATTGAAGAGGTGTCTTTGCAGGACTTATTTGGGGGTCGTGTGCCAGGGGCTCATGCACCTATGCATCCACATCAGAGTCGCAACGAAGGAAACAATCTTCTCTACTCAACTCGTCCTACTGGACCTTCACGCTTTCCCAGGGGTATACCTACTGTCAGCCTTAGCGACGGCGTCGACGCTGCTGACAGTTCAAATGTTGCTGTTGGCAGCAGCGGTTCATATTCAAATGCGTCAGTTggtgataacaacaacaacaataatagtagTCCACCCATACCGCAAATAGCGCCATTTTATTTACACTGTCGACGCGCCGATGATGAAGTGCCGCCACTTCAACGAACTATTCATTCACAACAAGAGCCCAACCTCATTCCTTCATGTTCGTTCGGCCGTAGTCGCACGACATTAGCCGGTGCGGCATTAGCGgccgcagcagcagctgcaCGGGGGTACCCCCATACCGACATCAGCGCAGGACACATGCAAGGCGTATCACCAACAGCACCTAATTACGTGTCTTCTGCCACAGCTCCAGCAGTACACCCACCGGGTCCTCCGCCCGACGCTGCCTCAACACTGACCGCTGTTGGACATTCGAGTAATAGCGGTGGTGGTGGTAGTAACGGAGGCAGCGATGAACGTGTCAGTGGCATGCTGCCCTATCCCACATTTGCGGTAAATGCGCGAGCACGTGCCCCACTCCCTACGCTGATGGGTCGCCTGCAACCAAGTGGTAGTGGTATTGGCGGCCCTTCTGGTAGTGCTGGTCATCATAGTGGTGCTCGTCATAGCGGTGCAGCACCGCCGTATCCCGTGCACCAAAATCTTTGGTACCGCCAACAACATATACAAGAAATACATCGTCGCCACATGACACCCACACCCATTGATTTGTCCTCGAATCCACTGAATCTAACAAATAGTTTCCGTTGGCGTTCTCAGCTACCGAATACATGCTCGTGTGTGCATGCCAGCAACGGACCGGTGTCCAGTTTAGATCCG GCGTACTATCCTTATGAAGCACAACAACGTCGCCGGTCGGCCGTGCATCACCACATGTTCCATCATTACTCACCGGTGCATCTGGAAATTGGACTTTCTACACCACTTTCACACATAGGGCCGCATATTTTAATTGGTTCTACCATAAGACCGAATCGTGGCGCCACTTTG GAAATCATTGAACGCAACACATTGCCACATAAATACAAACGTGTTCGCCGCCCAAGCGAATCTGACGAGGATGCCGAGAAGTGTGCCATTTGTTTGTCATTATTTGAAATTGAGAATGATGTGCG CCGTTTGCCATGCATGCATCTCTTCCATACTGATTGCGTCGATCAATGGCTGGTCACAAATAAGCATTGTCCCATCTGTCGTGTGGACATTGAGACACATTTAACCAAAGATGCGACCACCACTAGTGCTTTATGA